A genomic region of Sulfobacillus acidophilus DSM 10332 contains the following coding sequences:
- a CDS encoding hypothetical protein (KEGG: tro:trd_0452 glycosyl transferases group 1~SPTR: Glycosyl transferases group 1): protein MRVTLVTRVSPAGPPQGDVYRLKGLVEAVNRLADDLQWVDARRPPVGLPAHFWPPYFWHSRGPGSAPATDIVIAFQLAAAPLALSLPAPRRVLDLTDSLDWYRRRLGFSRITWSKRLTLAGIGRREVAYGRQFDQVWVSAEPDRLWLRQYGLETAVVPNGVNEKVWLDPADPKALVMVGNFRYLPNRLGITWFLERIWPSLASRGYRLTLVGRGSEAYRAPGVDGRGFVEDLLTVYRTHGVAISPVGTGSGAQNKILEAMGYGRPVICRASGAIGLSRPQREAVFVVGDTVGEWLAALQQCADSGIYRRKAAAGFQSVQVWGDAAYHQLCGFLADV, encoded by the coding sequence ATGAGGGTGACGCTTGTGACACGGGTGTCGCCCGCCGGACCGCCCCAAGGGGATGTCTATCGCCTCAAAGGGCTTGTCGAGGCTGTGAATAGGCTGGCCGACGACCTTCAGTGGGTGGATGCCCGCCGTCCTCCCGTCGGCCTGCCGGCCCACTTCTGGCCGCCTTACTTTTGGCACAGCCGAGGGCCAGGCAGTGCGCCCGCCACTGACATCGTCATTGCCTTTCAATTGGCGGCAGCCCCTCTCGCGTTATCCCTGCCGGCCCCCCGGCGCGTGCTGGATTTGACGGATTCTCTCGATTGGTATCGCCGCCGATTAGGGTTTTCCCGGATCACCTGGTCTAAACGCCTGACGTTAGCGGGTATCGGTCGCCGGGAAGTGGCGTACGGTCGGCAATTTGACCAAGTGTGGGTCAGTGCCGAACCGGATCGGCTATGGCTACGCCAGTACGGCCTCGAGACCGCCGTCGTGCCGAACGGAGTGAACGAAAAAGTCTGGTTGGATCCGGCCGACCCCAAGGCTTTGGTCATGGTCGGCAATTTCCGCTATCTCCCTAACCGGTTGGGCATAACTTGGTTTCTCGAACGAATTTGGCCGTCGTTGGCATCTCGGGGTTATCGGTTAACCCTGGTCGGCCGCGGCAGTGAGGCCTATCGCGCTCCCGGTGTGGACGGCCGCGGATTTGTGGAGGATTTGCTCACCGTCTATCGTACCCATGGTGTGGCCATCAGTCCGGTGGGGACCGGATCGGGTGCCCAGAATAAAATTCTGGAAGCGATGGGCTATGGCCGTCCGGTGATTTGTCGCGCTTCCGGGGCCATCGGGCTCTCCCGGCCACAACGGGAAGCGGTGTTCGTGGTGGGCGACACGGTCGGGGAGTGGCTAGCGGCATTGCAGCAATGCGCCGATTCGGGAATTTATCGCCGCAAGGCCGCAGCCGGCTTTCAATCGGTTCAAGTCTGGGGGGACGCCGCGTATCACCAGTTATGCGGATTTTTGGCCGACGTATAA
- a CDS encoding protein of unknown function DUF74 (PFAM: Domain of unknown function (DUF74)~COGs: COG0393 conserved hypothetical protein~InterPro IPR002765~KEGG: afr:AFE_2018 hypothetical protein~PFAM: Uncharacterised protein family UPF0145~SPTR: Putative uncharacterized protein): MPMNPSTPADLPPDALERLNRESPRYVFTSDLSVNEFVLVDEAGFEPLGLVMGSSIYHIGYQQAAWSKNQEMTVLSQAMYQARELAMSRMEEEAEELKADGVIGVRLEVKLAEWGQHLAEFIAIGTAIRAKDGTSYRTPAGKPFTSDLSGQDFWTLMKTGFRPISLVMGTCVYHIAHQGVLQSLRQVGQNQELTIYTQGLYDARELAMERMQTEAADLGGEGIVGVQLHENHHEWGAHVIEFFAVGTAVKRAKPSEMPAPQLVLPMNDSATGL; the protein is encoded by the coding sequence ATGCCCATGAATCCTTCGACGCCGGCAGATTTACCCCCGGATGCGCTAGAGCGGTTAAACCGCGAGTCGCCGCGCTACGTGTTCACCAGTGATTTAAGCGTGAATGAATTTGTTTTGGTGGATGAGGCCGGTTTTGAGCCGTTAGGGCTGGTGATGGGCTCGTCCATCTATCATATCGGGTATCAACAGGCGGCGTGGTCCAAAAATCAGGAGATGACCGTGCTCTCGCAAGCGATGTATCAAGCGCGGGAATTGGCCATGTCCCGCATGGAAGAAGAAGCGGAAGAACTGAAGGCGGATGGCGTCATCGGGGTGCGGTTAGAGGTTAAACTGGCCGAATGGGGTCAACATTTGGCCGAGTTTATCGCCATTGGGACCGCCATCCGCGCCAAAGACGGAACGTCTTATCGCACTCCGGCCGGCAAACCCTTTACATCCGACTTGTCCGGACAGGATTTTTGGACGCTGATGAAAACCGGATTTCGCCCGATTAGTCTCGTGATGGGGACGTGTGTGTACCACATCGCCCATCAGGGGGTCCTGCAATCGCTCCGGCAAGTCGGCCAAAATCAAGAGCTCACAATCTATACCCAGGGACTATATGACGCCCGCGAGCTGGCCATGGAACGCATGCAGACGGAAGCCGCCGATTTGGGCGGGGAAGGCATTGTCGGGGTGCAATTACATGAAAACCACCATGAATGGGGGGCCCATGTGATCGAATTTTTTGCCGTCGGCACCGCCGTGAAACGGGCGAAGCCGTCGGAAATGCCCGCTCCTCAGCTCGTGCTGCCGATGAACGACTCCGCGACCGGCTTATAG
- a CDS encoding hypothetical protein (PFAM: Coat F domain~KEGG: pth:PTH_2025 hypothetical protein~SPTR: Putative uncharacterized protein) produces MAQLNPAELLAIHEMASTLATDINKLTAYLSFVDDSHLEAMLRHARQKAETHYHELIDLANGDALNRRFENLDGGLSGRPKGMPSQSPTPVRPRVESGFSARTIASDCLSCNKNMAVRALWFATEASHVGLRRAFSEMSRYYLDAAYEFYKFMEQQGWYVPLESQDNPNDWFRRNHEQMTAFIQTESDWNRSPGMPS; encoded by the coding sequence ATGGCACAATTAAACCCGGCCGAATTGCTGGCGATTCATGAAATGGCGTCGACCTTGGCCACCGACATCAATAAGCTGACGGCTTACCTGAGCTTTGTAGACGATAGCCATTTAGAGGCGATGCTGCGTCACGCGCGTCAAAAAGCGGAGACCCACTACCATGAATTAATTGATTTGGCCAACGGCGACGCGTTAAACCGCCGCTTTGAAAATCTTGACGGCGGATTGAGCGGCCGACCCAAGGGCATGCCGAGCCAATCGCCGACCCCGGTGCGTCCACGGGTCGAGTCGGGTTTTTCGGCTCGCACGATCGCCAGCGATTGCTTGTCCTGTAACAAGAACATGGCCGTCCGAGCTCTTTGGTTTGCGACGGAAGCCTCCCACGTTGGGCTTCGGCGCGCCTTTTCGGAAATGAGCCGCTATTATCTCGACGCGGCGTACGAATTCTACAAATTCATGGAGCAACAAGGCTGGTATGTGCCCCTAGAATCCCAAGATAATCCCAATGACTGGTTTCGGCGTAATCACGAGCAAATGACCGCGTTTATCCAAACGGAGAGCGACTGGAACCGGAGCCCGGGTATGCCCTCCTAA
- a CDS encoding Radical SAM domain protein (PFAM: Radical SAM superfamily~COGs: COG1533 DNA repair photolyase~InterPro IPR006638:IPR007197~KEGG: sen:SACE_2037 radical SAM domain-containing protein~PFAM: Radical SAM~SMART: Elongator protein 3/MiaB/NifB~SPTR: Radical SAM domain protein): MPTRQIREWQAGQALNRAPNGIHFGFHYSLNPYRGCAHACRYCYARESHRYLDLNLAEDFETRLFAKENLPRRLGAELKKIPVARQIAIGTVTDPYQPLESRHRLTEEALKVLTESGHPFTVTTKSPLILRDLELLAVLGRRRQVAVNISLITLDKALLRILEPATAPPARRLETIRRLRAADIPVGLFLAPIIPGLTDRPGEIEELATAAIEAGAAWVMAAPARLSPPLKAYFLNRLRETHPESARMLASLYEDRQTPPSAYYDRLRRRIDPVLARHGVSPKPLMPVAYEIVRQTRFVFD; the protein is encoded by the coding sequence ATGCCGACGCGCCAAATTCGGGAATGGCAAGCCGGTCAGGCATTAAACCGGGCGCCCAACGGCATTCATTTCGGATTTCACTATTCGCTAAACCCCTATCGCGGCTGCGCGCACGCCTGTCGCTATTGTTATGCCCGCGAATCCCATCGCTACCTGGATCTGAACCTGGCCGAGGATTTCGAGACGCGGCTCTTTGCTAAAGAGAACTTGCCTAGACGGCTTGGCGCGGAATTGAAGAAAATCCCGGTGGCCCGTCAAATTGCCATCGGCACGGTAACCGATCCCTATCAACCGTTGGAAAGCCGACACCGTCTCACAGAAGAAGCCTTAAAAGTCCTGACCGAAAGCGGCCACCCGTTTACCGTCACGACCAAATCCCCGTTAATTTTGCGGGATCTGGAGTTGTTGGCCGTGCTCGGGCGCCGCCGACAAGTCGCCGTCAATATCAGTCTCATCACCCTGGACAAAGCGCTCCTCCGGATCCTCGAACCCGCGACCGCCCCGCCGGCCCGTCGCCTCGAGACCATTCGCCGATTGCGTGCCGCCGATATTCCGGTGGGGCTTTTTCTGGCGCCTATCATTCCCGGTTTGACGGACCGGCCGGGAGAAATCGAGGAGTTGGCCACGGCCGCCATCGAGGCCGGCGCAGCCTGGGTGATGGCGGCCCCGGCCCGGTTAAGTCCGCCCCTGAAGGCCTATTTTTTGAACCGGCTGAGGGAGACCCATCCCGAATCCGCCCGGATGCTGGCGTCCCTTTATGAAGACCGTCAAACTCCGCCGAGCGCGTATTACGACCGCCTCCGACGACGAATCGATCCCGTGTTGGCGCGGCACGGAGTCAGCCCAAAGCCCCTAATGCCGGTGGCCTATGAAATCGTCCGACAAACCCGCTTTGTTTTTGACTAA
- a CDS encoding Chlorite dismutase (PFAM: Chlorite dismutase~COGs: COG3253 conserved hypothetical protein~InterPro IPR010644~KEGG: gtn:GTNG_3362 putative heme peroxidase~PFAM: Chlorite dismutase~SPTR: UPF0447 protein G11MC16DRAFT_2264) — protein sequence MPEAVETIEGWYALHDFRHINWEKIRQLSPASRQEAIQELAREIEKYRSVAADQGSFGLFQVIGHKADVLFLHFRPSVDALLTLETDFNQLRLGSAFPQSYSYFSVVELSKYLARGLTGEAMRTALRPRLEPQIPDRDYVCFYPMNKKREGQDNWYMLSQDERRELMKGHGMIGHKYHEEVIQIITGSQGLDDWEWGVTLFSNDVLGFKKLIYEMRFDEASARFAEFGPFLIGKRIAPEAFIQGLEAGAMDAP from the coding sequence ATGCCCGAAGCGGTAGAAACAATTGAAGGTTGGTATGCGCTCCATGATTTCCGCCACATCAACTGGGAGAAGATCCGCCAGTTGTCCCCGGCATCCCGCCAGGAGGCCATCCAAGAACTGGCCCGCGAGATCGAAAAATATCGGTCCGTAGCCGCCGACCAAGGCAGTTTCGGCCTCTTTCAGGTGATTGGCCATAAGGCGGACGTCCTCTTTTTGCATTTTCGTCCGTCGGTGGACGCTCTCTTGACCCTGGAGACCGACTTCAACCAATTGCGGTTAGGCTCGGCCTTCCCCCAAAGTTATTCCTATTTTTCGGTGGTTGAGCTCAGTAAATACCTGGCGCGCGGGTTAACCGGCGAAGCGATGCGAACGGCATTACGACCGCGACTGGAACCCCAAATCCCGGATCGCGACTACGTATGTTTTTATCCGATGAACAAAAAACGCGAGGGACAGGACAATTGGTACATGCTGAGCCAGGACGAGCGTCGGGAACTCATGAAGGGTCACGGCATGATTGGCCATAAGTATCATGAAGAGGTCATCCAAATCATTACCGGCTCACAGGGATTAGACGACTGGGAATGGGGAGTGACCCTGTTTTCCAACGATGTCTTAGGCTTTAAGAAGTTAATCTACGAGATGCGTTTTGATGAAGCCAGTGCCCGATTTGCCGAATTTGGACCGTTTTTGATCGGTAAACGCATCGCCCCCGAGGCCTTTATCCAGGGGCTTGAAGCGGGTGCCATGGACGCACCGTAG
- a CDS encoding thioesterase superfamily protein (PFAM: Thioesterase superfamily~TIGRFAM: acyl-CoA thioester hydrolase, YbgC/YbaW family~COGs: COG0824 thioesterase~InterPro IPR006683~KEGG: bpf:BpOF4_17660 thioesterase superfamily protein~PFAM: Thioesterase superfamily~SPTR: Thioesterase superfamily protein) → MFHETRLRVRFGETDLAGHVNNAVYLSYLEEARVDFFRSVFETERVPLILASAKLDFMRQVFFPDILRIETGILRLGRTSFDMLHRLFREETGEIALMGVATLVRFNYDQQAPEPLDVFWRDRLNRYLVEPHVSGRDPS, encoded by the coding sequence ATGTTTCATGAAACCCGGCTACGGGTGAGGTTTGGCGAAACGGACTTGGCCGGCCACGTCAACAATGCCGTCTACCTCAGCTATTTGGAAGAAGCCCGGGTCGATTTCTTTCGATCAGTGTTCGAAACCGAAAGAGTGCCCCTCATTTTGGCCTCCGCCAAACTCGACTTTATGCGACAAGTCTTTTTCCCCGATATCCTGCGGATTGAAACCGGCATCCTTCGTCTCGGCCGCACCAGTTTTGACATGCTCCATCGTTTGTTCCGGGAGGAAACCGGGGAAATCGCCTTGATGGGAGTCGCCACGCTTGTTCGCTTCAACTATGATCAGCAAGCGCCCGAACCGTTAGACGTGTTTTGGCGCGACCGACTGAACCGGTATCTAGTCGAACCGCACGTATCCGGCCGGGACCCGTCTTAA
- a CDS encoding glycosyl transferase group 1 (PFAM: Glycosyl transferases group 1~COGs: COG0438 Glycosyltransferase~InterPro IPR001296~KEGG: tjr:TherJR_2108 glycosyl transferase group 1~PFAM: Glycosyl transferase, group 1~SPTR: Glycosyl transferase group 1), with amino-acid sequence MRVLEVITGGEAGGAQRHVAELTRFLADHGIMVTVAHGGGHWIDALVDGYATIVTIPELTREIDLGSDSRAARALGRLMRQGYDVVHAHSSKAGILARWVGARVGVPVVYTAHGLVFQDPTWPGWRRRLFHQLEQWAARRSAAIITMTPADYAWAVARVGNRRAHFIPNGVPAPSSDNARYLSNPPRVGFLGRLSPEKGLDVLLEAARMRPEWHWRIAGDGPLRDTVEKGAASLPHVRWAGWQENPASFLETIDLLVHPSWKEGAPYTVLDAMALGVVPVVTRVGAQPAMVEPIDPALVVEPGRPKELVTAMEYGLAHYEPLSRAARRVVQKNFNAEDGWNRTLTVLRQAAQR; translated from the coding sequence GTGCGGGTGTTGGAGGTCATTACCGGTGGTGAAGCCGGCGGCGCCCAACGCCATGTGGCCGAATTGACCCGATTTTTGGCCGACCACGGTATCATGGTGACGGTGGCGCATGGTGGTGGCCATTGGATTGATGCCTTGGTGGACGGATATGCCACGATTGTCACGATACCGGAATTGACCCGGGAGATTGACTTAGGCTCCGACAGTCGGGCGGCCCGCGCCTTAGGACGCCTGATGCGTCAAGGGTATGATGTGGTCCACGCGCATAGCTCCAAAGCCGGTATTCTCGCCCGCTGGGTCGGGGCGCGAGTGGGCGTGCCGGTGGTTTATACCGCTCATGGCTTGGTTTTTCAGGACCCTACGTGGCCCGGTTGGCGACGTCGGCTGTTTCATCAACTGGAACAGTGGGCGGCCCGCCGGAGTGCCGCCATTATTACCATGACCCCGGCGGATTACGCATGGGCGGTCGCCCGCGTGGGCAACCGACGGGCGCATTTCATCCCGAACGGGGTGCCGGCACCGTCATCCGACAACGCGCGATATCTTTCGAATCCGCCCCGGGTCGGCTTTTTGGGGCGACTCTCGCCGGAAAAGGGCTTGGACGTGTTATTAGAAGCCGCCCGCATGCGCCCCGAATGGCATTGGCGGATTGCGGGCGACGGGCCTTTGCGGGATACGGTAGAGAAAGGGGCGGCCTCCTTGCCGCACGTGAGGTGGGCGGGATGGCAAGAAAACCCCGCATCGTTTTTGGAAACCATTGACCTTTTGGTCCATCCGTCTTGGAAAGAAGGGGCACCCTATACCGTCTTGGATGCCATGGCGCTGGGCGTTGTACCGGTGGTGACACGGGTCGGCGCGCAACCCGCGATGGTCGAGCCCATCGATCCGGCTTTGGTGGTGGAACCCGGGCGTCCGAAAGAGTTGGTGACGGCGATGGAGTATGGACTGGCCCACTATGAGCCCTTAAGTCGGGCGGCCCGTCGGGTGGTCCAAAAAAACTTTAATGCCGAAGACGGCTGGAACCGCACCCTGACGGTGCTCCGACAGGCGGCGCAACGATGA
- a CDS encoding PpiC-type peptidyl-prolyl cis-trans isomerase (PFAM: PPIC-type PPIASE domain~InterPro IPR000297~KEGG: tjr:TherJR_0179 PpiC-type peptidyl-prolyl cis-trans isomerase~PFAM: Peptidyl-prolyl cis-trans isomerase, PpiC-type~SPTR: Putative peptidyl-prolyl cis-trans isomerase, PpiC-type): MIKQTRLVGIGVVAATALMIAGCGTTSSPTAAPKPLAVVNGQAITESDWQVAVAATNLLQGVTLPTGASAKKQQVKELASEIAVEQWALKHHLITETKAHQEATQFLDENVALALGGTTAMQSTLKHYHLTTATLTNFLTQQMVLQAAFAQETAKVPAVSASTAKAYYDAHPSQFQTPAQVLVRHILVKQKSLAESILAQVEADHGANFAALAKKYSIDTGTKDKGGSLGWVDTGAASGFVQPFYEEMDKLKPGQFGIAHSQFGYHVIEVEAEKPATLEPFSSVESQIEQQLTQNQKYQQFQTFSNGIVKTAHVRYNL; the protein is encoded by the coding sequence ATGATCAAGCAAACACGACTCGTCGGGATAGGAGTGGTGGCGGCCACAGCCCTCATGATCGCGGGGTGCGGAACCACGTCCAGTCCGACGGCTGCCCCCAAGCCGTTGGCGGTGGTCAATGGCCAGGCGATCACCGAATCGGACTGGCAGGTGGCGGTGGCGGCGACCAATCTTCTCCAAGGTGTTACCCTACCGACCGGTGCCAGTGCGAAAAAACAGCAAGTCAAAGAGTTGGCGTCGGAAATCGCGGTCGAACAGTGGGCCTTGAAGCATCATTTGATTACGGAAACCAAGGCGCACCAGGAAGCCACCCAGTTTCTCGACGAGAACGTCGCATTGGCGCTGGGGGGCACCACCGCCATGCAATCGACGCTCAAACATTATCATTTGACGACGGCGACCCTAACCAACTTTTTAACCCAGCAAATGGTTTTGCAGGCCGCGTTCGCCCAAGAAACGGCGAAAGTGCCGGCGGTGTCGGCCAGTACGGCAAAAGCCTATTATGATGCCCATCCGTCGCAATTTCAAACCCCGGCCCAAGTCTTGGTTCGCCACATTTTGGTCAAACAAAAAAGTTTGGCGGAATCGATTCTGGCGCAGGTGGAGGCGGACCACGGGGCGAATTTTGCCGCGTTAGCCAAGAAGTATTCCATTGATACCGGCACCAAAGATAAAGGCGGATCGCTCGGATGGGTCGATACAGGTGCCGCTTCGGGTTTTGTTCAGCCGTTTTACGAAGAAATGGACAAACTGAAGCCCGGTCAATTCGGTATTGCCCATTCGCAGTTCGGGTATCATGTGATTGAGGTGGAAGCCGAAAAGCCGGCGACGTTAGAGCCGTTTAGTTCGGTTGAAAGTCAGATTGAACAGCAGTTGACCCAAAATCAAAAGTACCAGCAGTTTCAAACCTTTTCTAACGGCATTGTCAAGACGGCCCACGTCCGTTACAACCTGTAG
- a CDS encoding hypothetical protein (PFAM: Domain of unknown function (DUF74)~KEGG: afr:AFE_2019 hypothetical protein~SPTR: Putative uncharacterized protein), whose protein sequence is MPWFNRPKPPGPTPDGRFQGLSEAEQARDRELLEKGQLPAKAVNRVVATREGQLPWMSTFSVPETALADLLHLTPIAQVTGSSYFHAATDQSQRIFLDDHFDAANLIRAHYRAKSDALGRLVEEARLAGAHAVIDTRIQFTREGTVVTCSLVGTAVSFGPTLRPPRTPLVSPLTGEDFYRLWSRGYMPVTWAVGYYRHVMPVGYRTRSITSGWNFWNQEVTGVTERLSEVRRYAVQQMLRDARDSGQRVDGLVGVTIRTAIEETEILMMAGYGAYGFGGGVTIDGTFYPYDNGRAEIPAYSVEFLLSGAGISRVSSDPLAAKDIQSVLAALP, encoded by the coding sequence ATGCCGTGGTTTAATCGCCCCAAACCTCCCGGCCCCACGCCGGACGGGCGGTTTCAAGGATTGTCGGAGGCGGAACAAGCGCGCGACCGGGAGCTTTTGGAAAAAGGCCAGTTGCCGGCCAAGGCGGTGAATCGGGTGGTGGCCACGCGGGAAGGCCAATTGCCCTGGATGAGTACCTTTAGTGTACCGGAAACGGCTCTGGCCGACCTCCTACACCTGACACCGATTGCCCAAGTGACCGGGAGCAGTTATTTTCATGCGGCGACCGACCAGAGTCAGCGGATTTTTTTGGACGATCATTTTGATGCCGCCAACCTGATCCGGGCCCATTATCGCGCGAAATCGGATGCCTTGGGGCGCTTGGTGGAGGAGGCGCGACTGGCCGGCGCCCATGCGGTGATCGACACCCGAATTCAGTTTACCCGGGAGGGGACCGTGGTCACCTGTAGTTTAGTGGGGACCGCGGTATCGTTCGGTCCGACCCTCCGGCCGCCTCGCACTCCGTTGGTGAGTCCCCTCACAGGCGAGGATTTTTATCGCTTATGGAGCCGGGGCTATATGCCGGTGACCTGGGCGGTGGGTTATTACCGCCATGTGATGCCGGTGGGGTACCGCACCCGGTCCATTACCTCCGGCTGGAATTTCTGGAATCAAGAAGTGACCGGCGTGACCGAGCGATTGTCGGAGGTGCGCCGCTACGCCGTGCAACAAATGCTGAGAGATGCCCGCGATAGTGGTCAGCGGGTGGACGGGTTAGTCGGGGTGACGATTCGGACGGCCATTGAAGAAACGGAAATTCTCATGATGGCCGGATATGGCGCCTATGGCTTTGGCGGCGGGGTGACGATTGACGGAACGTTTTACCCTTATGACAATGGGCGCGCGGAAATTCCCGCTTATTCGGTCGAATTTTTACTCAGCGGGGCCGGGATTTCCCGAGTCTCGTCGGATCCCTTGGCGGCGAAAGACATTCAAAGCGTTTTGGCGGCGTTGCCGTAA
- a CDS encoding exopolysaccharide biosynthesis polyprenyl glycosylphosphotransferase (PFAM: Bacterial sugar transferase~TIGRFAM: exopolysaccharide biosynthesis polyprenyl glycosylphosphotransferase~COGs: COG2148 Sugar transferase involved in lipopolysaccharide synthesis~InterPro IPR017475:IPR003362~KEGG: chy:CHY_1059 sugar transferase family protein~PFAM: Bacterial sugar transferase~SPTR: Bacterial sugar transferase family protein;~TIGRFAM: Exopolysaccharide biosynthesis polyprenyl glycosylphosphotransferase) — MTDTFRSLRRPLQAAFVGVMDVALLNLANVLAFWLRFGGRPAYNWNAYLHLMPWETAIYLIVFYFYGLYHYAHKTSNEMKSAIVTAILLAGFLTMAVAYLIVNIGFPRSVFLLSMTLQFPLFGIWHMAHRSYMLRTAPARQVLAVGSPAEWDMLRVRAGQFLPRITLRYLTPDEAVEPAVFHGIDAVILGRVKKDLREKIFLAAMARNIPCLWSPDTYDVLVAGAQLTSLDDAPMFSLPSVRVKGGSRAFKRLADIVVAALGLVLASPVMGLIAAAIWFDSGRPVLYRQDRVTSGGRIFSLIKFRTMIPDAERHTGPVLAQTEDPRVTPIGRFLRASHLDELPQLWNILVGDMSLVGPRPERPIFVDQFKEEVPHYALRHLTPPGLTGLAQVLGDYDSPPEEKATYDWHYAKTWSWLKDVSIMIQTVIQLWRR, encoded by the coding sequence TTGACCGACACGTTCCGTTCGTTGCGGCGTCCGCTACAAGCCGCTTTTGTCGGGGTGATGGACGTGGCCTTGCTCAATTTGGCCAACGTTCTCGCCTTTTGGCTTCGGTTCGGCGGCCGACCAGCTTATAACTGGAATGCCTATTTACACCTCATGCCGTGGGAAACGGCTATTTATCTCATCGTCTTTTATTTTTATGGTCTCTATCATTACGCCCATAAAACCTCGAATGAAATGAAAAGCGCCATTGTCACCGCAATACTGCTCGCCGGTTTTTTGACCATGGCCGTCGCCTATTTAATCGTCAACATCGGATTTCCCCGTTCCGTTTTCCTCTTGTCGATGACGCTCCAATTTCCTTTATTTGGAATCTGGCACATGGCGCATCGGTCCTATATGTTACGCACGGCGCCGGCGCGACAGGTTTTAGCGGTTGGCTCGCCCGCCGAATGGGATATGTTGAGGGTTCGAGCCGGCCAATTTTTACCCCGCATTACCCTCCGTTATTTGACCCCCGACGAGGCCGTCGAACCTGCCGTCTTTCACGGTATCGACGCGGTCATTCTCGGGCGGGTCAAGAAAGACTTGCGGGAAAAAATTTTCTTGGCCGCGATGGCCCGCAATATCCCCTGTCTTTGGTCCCCCGATACCTATGACGTGCTGGTCGCCGGCGCCCAATTAACCAGTCTTGACGATGCCCCGATGTTTTCCCTGCCGTCGGTGCGGGTGAAAGGCGGATCGCGAGCGTTTAAGCGACTGGCGGATATCGTGGTGGCGGCCCTCGGGCTGGTTCTCGCCTCCCCCGTCATGGGTCTCATTGCCGCCGCGATTTGGTTCGACAGCGGTCGGCCCGTGCTCTATCGCCAAGACCGTGTGACCAGCGGCGGGCGCATTTTTTCCTTGATTAAATTTCGGACGATGATTCCGGATGCCGAGCGCCACACCGGGCCGGTGCTGGCCCAAACCGAAGACCCCCGCGTGACCCCGATCGGGCGATTTTTGCGTGCCAGTCATTTGGACGAGCTGCCCCAGCTCTGGAATATTCTCGTGGGCGATATGTCACTAGTCGGCCCCCGTCCCGAACGGCCGATATTCGTCGATCAATTTAAAGAAGAGGTGCCCCATTACGCATTACGTCATTTGACCCCGCCGGGACTGACCGGGTTGGCCCAAGTGCTGGGCGATTATGATTCCCCGCCGGAAGAGAAAGCGACCTATGATTGGCATTACGCTAAAACCTGGTCGTGGCTCAAAGATGTGTCGATTATGATTCAAACCGTCATTCAATTATGGAGACGCTAA